In a genomic window of Xylophilus rhododendri:
- the trhO gene encoding oxygen-dependent tRNA uridine(34) hydroxylase TrhO, which yields MDSPQHTAFYRFTPLADPAAAAATLRELAQGLLGAIVVAGEGVSGALAGSKETVAAFEAALQQAEVLGGALRGMAFKHSACAVAPFGRLKVSVKPEIVALGLPDEHGAVDEHDASHLAPAAWRELLARGDAVVLDNRNHFEYRLGHFRGAVDPQVHNFRDFTAYVEARAPAWREAGRPVAMYCTGGIRCDKTAPWLRSLGLQVFQLEGGILNFFDRMPDAGRDWLGECFVFDRRIALDTALRETATGIEQVYDPALPDEAWRLKRARQLDVSSGDDPG from the coding sequence ATGGACTCGCCGCAACACACCGCCTTCTACCGCTTCACGCCGCTGGCCGATCCGGCCGCCGCCGCTGCCACGCTGCGCGAACTGGCGCAGGGCTTGTTGGGCGCCATCGTGGTGGCGGGCGAGGGCGTGAGCGGCGCGCTGGCCGGGTCGAAAGAAACCGTCGCCGCCTTCGAGGCCGCATTGCAGCAGGCCGAAGTGCTCGGCGGCGCACTGCGCGGCATGGCCTTCAAGCACAGCGCCTGCGCGGTGGCGCCCTTCGGCCGGCTGAAGGTGAGTGTCAAGCCCGAGATCGTGGCGCTGGGCCTGCCGGACGAGCACGGCGCGGTCGATGAGCACGACGCCAGCCACCTCGCCCCCGCCGCCTGGCGCGAGCTGCTGGCGCGCGGCGACGCGGTGGTGCTGGACAACCGCAACCACTTCGAATATCGCCTGGGCCATTTCCGCGGCGCGGTCGATCCGCAGGTGCACAACTTCCGCGACTTCACCGCCTATGTCGAGGCCCGGGCGCCCGCCTGGCGCGAGGCGGGCAGGCCGGTGGCCATGTACTGCACCGGAGGCATCCGCTGCGACAAGACCGCGCCCTGGCTGCGCAGCCTGGGGCTGCAGGTGTTCCAGCTCGAAGGCGGCATCCTGAACTTCTTCGATCGCATGCCCGATGCCGGCCGCGACTGGCTGGGCGAGTGCTTCGTCTTCGACCGCCGCATCGCGCTCGACACAGCCCTGCGCGAGACCGCCACCGGCATCGAGCAGGTCTACG